TTAAAACACTCAGGATTGGTTGGTTAATCAAGTTGACCGCTTTCCTACTATTTAAATTTCATTTCAAGacctttttcttttaaaaaaattgcTTTTACTAATCCACGAAAAGTAATCAACTAAAACTATAAAAATACTGATGATTTGCCTTCAATGTATAGTGAACTCTGCTTGTTTGTTCTCTGTTTTCATTCTCACTTGATGTTCTTGGTTTTGAGATAAGATGAATAGTATCAAATTTCTAATATTGTTCTTCAGTGTTACATCAGCACAACAATCAAAGGGACAAAACCAATTGGTTTTTACAGATCAAAGACTGGCTATAGTATATCCCATTATCCAAAAATTCAAGAATATCATCACTTCTGATCCTTTAGGTGTCACAAAATCTTGGGTTGGTCCAAATATATGTAATTATACTGGTTTCTACTGCGAAAGTCCCCCAGATAACAAATCAGCAATTGCTCTTGCTTCTATTGATTTCAATGGATTTCAATTAACTGCTCCTACACTTGTTGGCTTTCTTGATCAACTTCCAGATATAGCCATTTTCCATGCTAATTCCAACAATTTTAGTGGGACTCTATCTCCAAAAATAGCCAATCTTCCTTATCTATATGAACTTGATATTAGTAACAACCAATTTTTTGGGCCATTTCCTAGTGCTATTTTGGGCATGAATAGCCTATCTATATTGGACATAAGATTCAATTCTTTCACTGGATCAGTCCCACCTCAATTGTTCACTAAAGACCAGCTCGACGCGCtatttatcaacaacaataatttcATGCAAAGATTCCCTGATAATATTGCCAGTAGCCATGTTATTTATCTTACGTTAGCCAACAACAAATTTTTCGGTCCTATCCCACGTGGTATTTCCAAAATCTTGTCGAGTTTGACAGAAATTTTGCTGCTTAACAACTTGTTAAGTGGTTGTCTACCATATGAATTGGGATTCTTGAAACAAGCAGTAGTATTTGATGCTGGCAATAATAGACTAACCGGTCCACTTCCATTTTCGTTAGGGTGTTTAGAGAAAGTTGAAGTATTGAATTTTGCTGGAAATAAGTTGTATGGGATAGTGCCAGATGTGATTTGTGCCTTGGGAAATTTGGCTAATTTATCATTGTCTGATAACTATTTTACAGGAGTTGGGCCAATTTGTTTGAGTTTGATAAGAAATGGAGTGCTTGATTTGAAGAATAACTGCATTCCTGGTCTTCCATTCCAAAGATCATTTGCTGAATGCGTAGAATTCTTTGCTTACCCAAGGTACTGTCCTCACATGGCTACATATAGTTACATTCCTTGTTGGCTCTCCAATTTCAAGACACCTCCTCTGGCTCTTTCTAAATTAGCTCCTTAGCTCGTTTGGTACGAGGGGTAAGGGATAATTAATCTCGggttaaatttgagatgagtttatctcATGTTTCGTTGGGATAAAATAGTGGTATAACTCATTTCGGGATTAGTTATCTCGGGATTGTAGTGTTTTCCTATCACTATGAGAGGGTGGGATATAACTAATCTCGGGATTAGTTATACCGGGATTATACTGTTTTTTATCTCTATAGGAGAATGAGATAACTAATCCAGAGATAATTAATTATGGGATAACTTGTTTCACGACCAAACAACCCCTAATATTTCTACTATGGATCACAAACATACTTCTTTTCTATGCTgttcccctcccccctccccgcGTCCCGTTCTTATTTTATACTAGTTAAGCTTGTATTTCTATGGAACAAGTGTGCATTCCCAACTGTTGTCGTTCATTTGTATTAATGCAATAATAACGCATGTTTTCCATGACTTAGTTTCTTTTGGAAAATACATGTTACAACTGTACGTATATCTTTCTGATTTGGAATTGTATTTAGTTATatgtgtttaccctcaaaatcggataacaattaaatttgtaagtggttttacgGATACGCGAATTTATTTGACACAAATCAGTAAATaaagacaaaaataaataaataaataaataaataaataaataaagatgaAGTAAGATCAAACCACACGAGGAAGATGATTTAAGCCTTTGTGAAATGTTTGCCCTCGATCCGGGCTCGTAACAACAAGCACTGACTAACGAAAGCAAAAGAACTAATAACAGAAGAAATAATGATATACTGCATTGGAATACGTGTTACAATGCCTTTTATGAATTATCagatcccctttatatagtaggggagtcctactttaggtacaattctataaaaggtaaaagatcTCTTGATTCACTCATtgccggttccttattgatacgtgccgagatccccgcCGTAATATCAGACCGGTCACAGATACTTCGGTCTTCTGTTGACTATGCTGACAATGtttcttcgaagtcgttcgaggTTAGGACCGATTGCGGGACCATGGCTTCGATATTCTCGAAGACAGGCGTTCTGCCCTCGGGTTCTAGCCCGGTGagacttggggtcgatcttcagtcctttattgTCATGTCCCGAGCCTAGCTCACCATGTCGGAGGCTAGGATGCACCACAAGCTTGATTTCACCTgcatacagatagtcctctcgtttttcggagagtagacgacgagaaacgacatgagcttcgATTCTTACTTCAATATACagtgacagaaacgacaaaacaactcaaacgtctcgtcagtcaattcttaatggcattaaatgcatgtcagccgccGGTCAGGCATTCCTCGATGCGATCCACCGCTGAAATACTATAAATACACATTCCTttgttcattttaactttacatccaAACCTTCTACCCTCATACCTTAAAGATTCCAAT
This region of Nicotiana tomentosiformis chromosome 4, ASM39032v3, whole genome shotgun sequence genomic DNA includes:
- the LOC104099926 gene encoding uncharacterized protein At4g06744-like encodes the protein MNSIKFLILFFSVTSAQQSKGQNQLVFTDQRLAIVYPIIQKFKNIITSDPLGVTKSWVGPNICNYTGFYCESPPDNKSAIALASIDFNGFQLTAPTLVGFLDQLPDIAIFHANSNNFSGTLSPKIANLPYLYELDISNNQFFGPFPSAILGMNSLSILDIRFNSFTGSVPPQLFTKDQLDALFINNNNFMQRFPDNIASSHVIYLTLANNKFFGPIPRGISKILSSLTEILLLNNLLSGCLPYELGFLKQAVVFDAGNNRLTGPLPFSLGCLEKVEVLNFAGNKLYGIVPDVICALGNLANLSLSDNYFTGVGPICLSLIRNGVLDLKNNCIPGLPFQRSFAECVEFFAYPRYCPHMATYSYIPCWLSNFKTPPLALSKLAP